TTTCTCAAGCGATAGGGCAAAATCTAAAGTATCATTGAGCATATGCAGCAGGATGTTAACAAATACTTGTcgagacacaaacacacgcggCACATTGAATAAACATGTGGTGACATGCATTTGTGCCTCGTGTGACCTTTCAACTTTGCCTCCTGTCATTGACCCCACTGTGCTGAACTAAAACAACACAGCTGAGCCTCCTCCATTTGACACAGAAAAACAGAACATGGTAAAAATATGCAGAATTGCAAATTAGTTATGTGTATTTGTTAACCAGATTGCAAGGTGAAGTGGTAATGtgttgatgtatttttttttttttggtggggggcAGGGGCGGATCTTTGCTGGTGGCTCACGGGGCTGCTGACCACCCCAATATGTTACTTCTAAACAGAAAgctgtcctgttttttttttttgctcatctgTTTTATTCTCCACAAAACAGGAAGCATCCCTGCAAACATACAAactaaatcgtaaatttcctccAACCTTGGCTGGAGAGCTAGATATGGTATTATTTTTACGATGGTATTTGGAAAATAATAACAAACTACCAAGGGTAATTATAATCCTTTGGAAAAAGCGGTCCAGATTTACCAAAGGCGCAACCCACACAGTGCTTGTCACAATCTATTCATGAACGAGAAGGAAATGTGCCACATGTATAGAATGTAAGCTGTCTGTCAAGCGCTTGTGCTTCTTCACATGCACTGAGCTATCCAAGGTGCTAATTTTATTAATTTGTCaagacttatatatatatatatatatttttttttctacctgctTCTCTTTTCCGGGTGTCTTTTCCATcggttttattcatttattgacTCATTTCTTTTTCAAGCTTCTGTTATGTGGTGGTTTGACATTTAAACCTTTATTACAAATACAAGTTTGATTATTTTGTGCaaagatgcttttttttgtacttgGTGTCACGTTCCGCAAACAAAGGAGCAGGTTCAAAGGTCACAGCTTGATTGAAACCTTCCACAGTAATTTATTAattttctagtttttttttttttttttcccccctttccaAGAAAGATTATATAATTGTTTTGGAAAGGTCAGTGAGCCAAAGGATGAGCAATATGAAAACATCAATGCAAGCACTTAGAGAAAAAAGGAAGTTCAGTATGTGCATTATGATGTTGACATATTTTTTTAGTAGTGATGCATctttacaataaaaataaactggATTTGTCAATATTAGGATTCTAAATTGGGACTCTGCATTCTGAATATCAACAAGCTTACATTTTATGATTTTAAATGAGGGTTTGTAATGGTTAGGCTTAGAGTTGAGGTTGGGAATTTTCTGTGTatcgggaaaacatgattctatAATCTACATTGAGAACTGCTGACACACTTTGCCAAACTTGTTACACTGTACACACAAAGTGGAGCAGTGTGTATGGCATGTGGTGCCGAGAATGAGTCAGACTGCCCACCAGCTGTGAGCGTCACTTGCCAATGTTTGGGACTCGGGCTGCTTCATGCAGGGATGGTGACGGGCTAACAAAACCATTGTGTGTGATTGTCACCGTTTTTAGGCCAAGAAAAAGTGGAATGGTCAAGCTGTGAGCATGACAAGTGTGAACATGTGGAaaggaaaagaaataaaaacatttgcaggGCCTAGTGGGCGCTTTGTGACCACACAGCCAAGTCCTTGATCACTTTTGGAAATGATTTACCATTATTATTAGGACATTTTTTTGTAGAATATGTTCCCAATTTATAACCTCAAACTATTCCAAGGCCACTGGAAAACAAACTACACTCAAAGTTTTGTGTGACTATGAGGGCAGGGTACACTTAATTTTTCCACAATGTTACACCCTTAAAATTTTAATGGGCTTTCCCCACACATGAGTCTATTGAAGAAAAAAGTTTACCCTGGAAACCTCCAAATACACAAACTATTTCCTCTTTGGCAGAACTAATAAAAGTTCTTAAAAACATCTTGGGGATTTTTATGGTTTGAGTCAAATAAATGTtacaaaatatttatattgCACAAATTGACGGTTTGaacttaaatatttttttaaatcatgtgcTCATTATTTATCTTTATCTATTTGCAGATGGACTTTCCCtcgatattttatttttggggccACTTTTAAAGGTTAATCATCACGCTCCTTTTTCCTGAGGGGTCACCTGGCTGCAAGCCTATTATTCAATTAGCAGCCTTCAATTCTACCTGCTGCATCGTCACGGCGGTTCCCCAATTAGATTTCACCACGTCAATTTGCTCCCCTCCCATTTTAAAGACGCCTTAAGAAAGTGGGATTTGTATGATCACAAtaacaagtattttttttatgcacGACTGTGCGGGAATAAATTGAATAAATCAAGTATGCACGCGCTGGTGAACGCCTTCATGCGTTGCCTCTCCTTCCTGCTGCCCCCCTCCTGGCTTTGTGTCAGCCTCTGCTTGTGGGCCAGTGAGTGCGAAGAGACGCCGCCACGGCCCAATCCCAGAGCTCGCATCCGAGCCACAAAGCCTCTTACATATGAGGAAGTAGCTGCAGTTGCCGCGGCGGTacacggtggtggtggtggcggtgctgctgcctcctcctcctcctcctccccttgcAGCCCGTCGGCCTCTCTCGCTCCAGATTGCGTCTCGCCGGCTCCGCAGGCCGCTCGGATCTGGTTCGGGCTCGTGTGGCAAGCCGTGGAGCGCGTCTTGGGAGCTCCGTGGGTCCTCCTCCGCGAGAGTAGCCGTCGATCGACATCGCGTCCTGCCCGCCTCCTTGACACGAGCTCGGCTTCCGGAGCCGTCTTAAGCCACTCTGGGGAGAACATGAGCGCTGCCGCGGGGATCTCCAGTCCGAGCACCAGCCCATGCTCCCCCGACTCGTCTGAAGAGGTCATCACCGTGGACCACCAGCTTTCGCAAGAGATGGGTACGGTCACCATCACGGTCGCCATCCAGGCGGCTGAGGACGAGGAACCGGAGGAATTCTCGCCCGGTCATGTCGACTTTATCGGCGGCAGCTGCAGCGAGGATGAATTCGGCAGGCATGACAAGTCAAGGTTTGTCATGACACACGCGCACTTAACACGATGGGAGACTTAAAAGTTGAAGCGAGATCCAAAGCCACAGTTTGGTCGTTTAAATGTTATTTCGCAATCCTTCCCTGGCTGAGCTTTGAGTAAGATTTAAATCTCCAATTCAGTTTTTATACACATGTTCAAACCACAAGTACATCGAGGCACTTTTTGAACCAACTTGTTTTTCTGCATTCTTGCATTTCAAGCATGCAAACAATATAACTGAGTAAAATCATCTTGTTTTTGATGGAACCATGCCTTCACTTCAACTTTGTGCATTTCCATCTGACTCCAATCTAAGTACCAAATAcctcaaaaatgtttttgtggtgtTGTTTGTTCCATTTCTGTGCTTACTGCTCCATTTAGAGTCACTTGTACTCAACAAAATGCCATTAAATACATATTTATAGGAGGCAGGTGTCCCCCaggtagccccccccccccccctaaggaCCACATGGGTAACCCGTGGAGTCGCTCTAAAAATAAATCACCAGTCATGGGACATTGTCACGTCCTCGCAGTATTGTAAAAATGatcttttaaaaaatgtaaacagtGTTTTTCTACCTTGTTAAATTATTCACATGATGACATATTCACATAAATGAATATTATTAAAACATCTTTtaaggtcatttgaggaaagcGTCCGCAGATGTGATGACAACTGTGGAAGCAGAAGTCAAACTTATTGCGACAAAAGCGGTTGCTCAGTGGCAAAAGTGACGAtaagcctttttttattttgatcctATCAAAGCGAGCACTTTGACCGCATGGCTTCCTTAAGactctgagtgtgtgtgtgtgtgtggccatcTGCCTCAACCAGGTGGGAGGACAGAATGCACATATCAGCGTATTTCTatcactgcaaaaaaaatatgtttttgatTGCTAAAATAGTCATTTTAGTTGGAACAACTTTAAAGTATAAATTGTCATCTATAGCAACAATGTTAGTTTGCACAAAAAGCAAAGGGAGTTATTTTTACTTAAAGTTGGGGACAACCAGTTttcttattttcattttcaaaatttaattttatttatttttttaaactgtccaACTTTAATATTAAAGTTTcttgccttgtttttttttaatataaatataaaagtcTACTACTGAAGGGTGCGGCAGATCCCATCGTAAAATCCTCTCACAGTCGAGACTGCAAGTCTCATTGTATCCGAACTACCAGACACTGGAGGGACATAAAGGATGATACCTTCACCttaatcccccccaccccccacccccctttgcgTCACCGCCTGCTATTTTTAGCCGGCCTCTTGAGAAGTTCCTACCTGGGCAGTCTGAGCACCGAGGCAAGCGTGACCACGCCCTGATGGCTTTGTAGCACACAAAGCGCTTTGTGCGGCACCTCCTTCTCTTGTCACGTTGCCGTCTTTATAGCGGGTGCCAGGAGACAAGATGATTGGTAGCTCCCATCTGGATGCTTACTGCTTTATATCCTGCAACAGAGAATCTCCacttattatttattcacaggGGGGGTGGACGGTGAAGAAGCCCCGCTGCGAATCGTGAAAACCCGCCAAGTAATTGCAACATACTTGCGCCTATTCATAGTTTCAAATATGACATTTTGCATTTCCTTCTCAACCTGTAAAAATAGCAGTTGTCAAGACACGACGACACTTTTGTCATCTTAAGTCGTTCAATAgaggaaataaaatgtaaaatgtatatATGAATTTATTTAGACAGGCCAGCTTCCTGTCTAATCAAACATttgtgctttgctgccatcttgtggcaactTAAAGCATTTTATAAAAGCACAAAAGCAGTGTTTTTCTGCTGCTGGTAGATTCCACAAAAATCCAATGGGTGAGTTTGTGAACAGTGTGGAGGGTTCACTGTTTCCTTTTCCTATTATTTCCCGTGGGAGACTTTGGAATGCAAACGGTTGGATGTTGGAGATTCCAGAGTATTATCTGATTTGAGTCACGTCTTCTCGTCAAAAAGGCTCGCACGACTCTCATTCGAAGGCTCGTGCCAGCTGTGCGGTCAGCTTGCTAGAAAGCCGAGCGAAAGAGATGAAGCAAGagtgtggggggagggggatgCGGAGGAAGGCGATGAGTCATCTTGACAAAAATTCATTCACTTCTCATCTGCTTGTTTATACCAGACAGCGTTTAAATTCACGTCGAGGGAGGGGCGAGGCAGGCATTGAACTGCATTGGGACCGTGCACCTCTCAAATGGAGAAGTCCTGGCACCAGGACCTGTGATTCACTGTCTTACTGGagcattggggggggggggggggggggggaagaggggGTGGTTGCGCAATAATGCAATTCTGTCAGCAACTAGTAAGCTATATTGAATGCAAAATGTAGCGAAAGGAGATTCTCTGAGTGGGAGAGCCGTCTTCCCACACATACTGGACATGGAATGATCCAGAACTATTCTACCCGTTACACTACAACACAATCTGTTCTTTCCATTTGTTCAATTCAAATAATaaaacaccattgcatcatctcAATACAGCGGTGCCGGGACCAGCGGTGgagagctggaggaggagagctGGCAGCCCCCCGACTCGGAACTCATCCAAAAACTGGTGACCCAGATCGAGTACTACCTGTCGGATGAAAACCTGGAGCATGACGCATTCTTGCTAAAGCATGTGCGGCGGAATAAGCTAGGCTTTGTCAGTGTCAAGTTGCTGACCTCCTTTAAAAAGGTAATAATGGCTGGAAAAAAATGCAGAAGTGTGTAGACATGGTCTTGGGAGTTCTGGTAATTTCTCAAGAATAACCTCGTGTCGTTTTTGTAGGTGAAACACTTGACTCGCGATTGGAGAACGACGGCTTTTGCGCTGAGGCAATCCAACCTCCTGGAGCTTAATGACGAAGGTCGGAAGGTGCGGCGCAAGTTGGCCGTGCCGGTCTTTGCCAGCGAGTCGCTACCCAGCCGCATGCTACTGCTGAGCGAGCTGCAGCGCTGGCCCGAGCTGGCCCAGCTCACGGAGAACGGGGCCGGCGAGAGCGGCGGCGCTCAGCAGGAGCAGCTGATGAAGCTGCTGCTCAAAGCCTTCGGGACGTACGGCGCCATCGCGTCGGTCCGCGTCCTCAAGCCGGGCAAGGACCTGCCGGCCGACCTGAAGAGGCTGAGCGGCCGCTACGCCCAGCTGGGCAGCGAGGAGTGCGCCATCGTGGAGTTCGAGGAGGTGGAGGCGGCCGTCAAAGCCAACGAGGCCGTGGGCGGCGAGGACGGCGGGAGCGGCTCGTCGGGCTTGAAGGTGGTCCTGATCGGCACCAAGCCCCCCAAGAAGAAAGTCCAGAAGGAGCGGCCCGGCGAAGAAGCGCCCCCCACGGGGATGCGCAAAAGCCGCTCGCTCAACAGCCGAGTCCGAGAGCTGCAGTACCACGCGGACGACTCGGCCTGCAGCTCCTCGGACACGGAGAGCACCCCCACGTCGCCGCGGCCGGCCCGTAAATCGCAATCCTGCAACAAGCTCAGCCCCACGGCCGCAGGTGTTGCCTTCCAGAACAATCACCTGTCACCCCGCAACAGTCCGTGGTCCAGCCCCCGCGCCAGTCCCTGCATCCAGCGCAAATCCGCCCACTCCCACAAATCGCCCTTGGTCACCCAGGGGCGGCTAAGCCCCGAACCGGGGCGCCGCTGGGCCGACTACTCGTCCGACAGCAGCCTGACGCCGTCGGGCAGCCCGTGGGTGCAGAGGCGCAAGCAGGTGGCCTCGCAGGAgagcagccctgtggggagccccATGCTGGCCCGCAAGATCCAGAATGCAGACGGGCTGCCACCGGGCGTCACCAGGctcccgcggggccccgacggaacCCGCGGGTTCCACTGCAGCCCGCTGGCCGAGAGAGCCAAGAGTGCCGCCACCCAGACTTAACGTGTGAAAAGCATCCAGCTCGTGCCAAACCTGagcggccccccccccccctcgcctctTATTTGACACTGTAGATTTATTTTTGTCGAATGTCTCGTTCTATTTTTATACAAAGTCTTATGTTGGCGACATTATTTCTTCGCTAATGGGAATTTGAGTGGATTTAATTAAGTTGTCATTGCTTCAAGAGAACTTCCACTATgtttacctaaaaaaaaatgtcggagCTCTGTGGGTTTTGTGTTTTGGcccatgttttctttttaaatccaaGTGTTCTGTCTTAATGTGTACAAACCTCAAATGATGGAAGATGTATTGACATGTACGTGGAGATCACGGTATgcctttttttctgttttggtcTATCCGTTGCATTTTTACATACTGTTTGAACGGAAAGTCAACTAAAAATTTTTTACAATATGTTCTTTTAGCCCGCACTAGTCTAACAAAAATAATTCTGATTTATACTGCATTTAGGGAATATGTATTTAGCAGCAAAGTCCACCTGTTTTATCCagctcagggggcggccattttgctacttgtcaattgaaaatgacatcacagttactCAGGTAACGACCAATCATGGCTGCGCTTGTTTGCAtgttgagctgtgattggtcagcAACTAAACCCTGTTCAtttgtgacgtcattttcagtaagtggcaaaatggccgccctcggATGGATACAAACGGGTGCATTTTGCTGTTTAATTAATATTCCACAAACGCGATATGCATCGGAATGTTGTGATTAGACTAGTGGGGCCGAATAGaacattattgtttttttgttttgtttgtttacttcTCCTAAAACCAAGATCATACTTTCTATCATTGAGGCAGGACagtacatttattttaatttacacttttttaatttaatttcataTCTGCTTTTGGCAACGGAAGGGTTTGTTCAGCAAGttgctgcttttatttattctttttttttttttttaaaaacaaagctTCATTTCTCTTCAagaggagagagagcgagggatGCTCAGGTCACGTAAAAAGAGATGCTCCTGTGTTTGTCCCTCAACACCTGAACTGGGGTTGTTTGTACAGTGCAAATCCTGTTGTGCAAATAAAAGCACCGAAACCGCATTTGCCATTTTTGCTGTCACAATGACTCCACTGGAAATGATTACAGATGGAATGCCGACTTGTTATGCAAGAGTGCTGGAATGGAATGAGAAACCATTGCGCTGCGCCAGAAGGTTTGTTTGTCTTCACGAGGTGTGGCTTTAAAGATAGGCCTGATTTGACATTAGCGTCAAGAAATGGTTTTATAACTGAGATttattcaaaacatttcattCCCCTTCAATTAGCATCCATGCGAGACTAAATGGGAGCAAAAAAGACGAAAATCGGCGCTCGCGGCTTTTTATAGATTGCAATTTCCACAACTTCAGGTGGGCTCTGGATGCACCATAGCAACCATGAGACCACACAGCGGGGTGCCGTTTGACAAAAACGGAACGTGTGGGAGTTAAGAGGACCGCGGTCGGTGGAAGTCAATCACAAATGTTTTTGTGACGAGAACAATAGTATGGCAGCGAGTGAGGACCTTATGTAAAATCAGAATGAATTTATTTCTATTCTCTTTTGTTGcctaaaagaaaaacatatttttttggtCAGACATCATTAGCACATAATTACACCATCATTAGGGGATGTTGAAAGTAATTGCCAGGCTATGATTAAATGggattattatgattatgagGGGTAATAGCAGAACGTTACGCCCCCTTCATCATTGTCCCGTGGACTATTATAAATAATTTGCCATTTTTCTCACTAAAATTCAGCTCATTCAACCGGTCtaatttatgttatttttcaagATGCCTGTTTTTATGATACTGAAAAGTTgggcttgtttttttattaaatctaTTATGGTTGTTTTTGCAGTTGTGTAAACAAGGATTGGTAATCAAGTACATTtctaaaaagggaaataattaaaaaaaaatgtcttacaCTTTCTTataagatttttattttatgattgaCAATAGTAattgtaaatatttgtttttagctAGCTAGAAAAGCTATATTTGTGAATTTTAATAC
This genomic window from Syngnathus scovelli strain Florida chromosome 4, RoL_Ssco_1.2, whole genome shotgun sequence contains:
- the larp6a gene encoding la-related protein 6a: MHALVNAFMRCLSFLLPPSWLCVSLCLWASECEETPPRPNPRARIRATKPLTYEEVAAVAAAVHGGGGGGAAASSSSSSPCSPSASLAPDCVSPAPQAARIWFGLVWQAVERVLGAPWVLLRESSRRSTSRPARLLDTSSASGAVLSHSGENMSAAAGISSPSTSPCSPDSSEEVITVDHQLSQEMGTVTITVAIQAAEDEEPEEFSPGHVDFIGGSCSEDEFGRHDKSSGAGTSGGELEEESWQPPDSELIQKLVTQIEYYLSDENLEHDAFLLKHVRRNKLGFVSVKLLTSFKKVKHLTRDWRTTAFALRQSNLLELNDEGRKVRRKLAVPVFASESLPSRMLLLSELQRWPELAQLTENGAGESGGAQQEQLMKLLLKAFGTYGAIASVRVLKPGKDLPADLKRLSGRYAQLGSEECAIVEFEEVEAAVKANEAVGGEDGGSGSSGLKVVLIGTKPPKKKVQKERPGEEAPPTGMRKSRSLNSRVRELQYHADDSACSSSDTESTPTSPRPARKSQSCNKLSPTAAGVAFQNNHLSPRNSPWSSPRASPCIQRKSAHSHKSPLVTQGRLSPEPGRRWADYSSDSSLTPSGSPWVQRRKQVASQESSPVGSPMLARKIQNADGLPPGVTRLPRGPDGTRGFHCSPLAERAKSAATQT